The window CGGCAGTAGCCCCGGCGACGCGCCCGATCGACGCAGAGCCGCCTCATCCAGTAGCGCTCGCTCCGATGCTGACGGGAAAAGACATTGCTGCGGCTTCCCCTATCGGTCTGACGGCTGACCAGTTCAAGAATTCGCTGGGTACAACGAGCGGCCCAGCGGCGAGCGCAGCAAGCACGGCCGCCAGCAAGGCCGTTCCTCCTGTCTCGAACGATGTGCAACGCGCGGCTGCCTCGCCTATTCATCAAGCGCGTCGCGAGGCAGAGGTGGCTAGCCAGGCTCCCACTCAACCCGTGGCGTCAGTGCCGCCCGCGCAAGCGGTGGCGCAGCCTGCCGCCGACGAACAAGCGTCGCAACAACACGCGGCACCGGCCCGTACGCACACCTACCGTCATCGCTCGCATTCGCGGGATGAGCAGGTAAGCGATGGCGACACGGGGTCGGCTGCAAGCAAGAAGTCAGCGCCTGCGAACCGCGGCGGGGCGAACGAAGTACAAATGTTTTGAGGAATCGACACCATGAAAACCGAACTTAATATCACGCTTATTGCGCGCGGCTGCGCGATCTCCGGCGACATGGTCGTGGATCACGGCATTTCGTTCTTCGGCCTGCTCGACGGCGGCATCATCTCGACACAGGGTCTGCTGCACATTGGGGAAGGTGGGCTCGTAAAGGGCTCCGCGCAGGGCGAGCACGTTCGCATTGACGGGCGCGTCGACGGGGATGTGCACGCTCGGGGTTCGTTGGAAATCAATGGCCAAGTCTCGGGCGACATCTTCTACTACAGCACGATCCGCCTTGGTCCGCGTGCGTCTTTGAACGGCACGCTCAAACGCGTTGCCAGAATGCTGACGATCGAGGCCGATTCCACGCCGGACGAAGGGCCTATCGCCGGTCCGCGTCTGGACGACGTGAAAGGCCACGAACGCGCGGAATCAAATGTGACAGAGCTCTCCCGCGCAATGGCCTGAGCCTCTATAAGCCCCATGATTTGCCGATAACGGGTCAAAGTCTCTAAGAACCCCGACCATGAAACCGATTGACCCGATCTTCGATTTCCTCACCTTGACGTGGGACGCGGCAGCGCAAGAAGCCGCGTTCGAAGGCCATTGCTTTTGCATGCTCGACACCGGGCGGCTTGTGAACGGTCAGGCAATGACGCCGGGCACACCGCACTGGAACCGCCCGGCGTACAAGTCGGTCGTGACGTACAAACTGGCTATGCGTCAGAAATCCTAGCTTTAAGCGGGCTTTTTTTTCTCCGTATGGACGTCACGGGTCCACGTGAGGGTGAGTGACGACGGGTTAGCACCGCCCAACGAGTTGGTATATGTGCGCCCTGAAGCCCGGACGCTTATAACGGCGCGATGCCTTCCACTTCCTGCTGAGTCCACCATGCCCGACGCCGTCCCGAAGCCCGA is drawn from Caballeronia sp. NK8 and contains these coding sequences:
- a CDS encoding polymer-forming cytoskeletal protein gives rise to the protein MKTELNITLIARGCAISGDMVVDHGISFFGLLDGGIISTQGLLHIGEGGLVKGSAQGEHVRIDGRVDGDVHARGSLEINGQVSGDIFYYSTIRLGPRASLNGTLKRVARMLTIEADSTPDEGPIAGPRLDDVKGHERAESNVTELSRAMA